From the Terriglobales bacterium genome, the window CGAATCCAAAGCAATCGGCAAATCCACGGCCTCGATCGTCTCTTCGGCTCCAAACGTTTTCTCGTACTCATAAGCCCCTCCCGGCCCAAACAGTAACTGCAGGAACTGCTTGGTACTAGGAAAGAGTCCCTCGCCTTGAGGACCAAACACCTTGAAGCGAATTGGCTGATCAGCCGTGAGCGCGCGATCGAGGAAGATCGCAGGGATATCCGCACTGTGATCGATATGGAGGTGAGTGAGTAACACAATGTCCACGTGTGCCAGATCGAGGCCGAGCTTTCCCAATTCGAGAAACGCACCGGGACCGGCATCGACGAGGATTCGCGGCCTATTTTCAATGAGGATTAGATAACTTGTAGAGGCCCGTCCGAACGATCGCGGGCCGCCGGAGCCAAGCACGACCAACTCAAGCTGCGTCTGTGGCGGCTTCGTAGGTTTCTGCGCCAATAGCCCGAGTGGGATCGCCAAGGTCACTAGGAGCGGAATGGCAGCCGTGTACTTCAGTCTTCCCGGCTGCCAA encodes:
- a CDS encoding MBL fold metallo-hydrolase; this encodes MSARIRWQPGRLKYTAAIPLLVTLAIPLGLLAQKPTKPPQTQLELVVLGSGGPRSFGRASTSYLILIENRPRILVDAGPGAFLELGKLGLDLAHVDIVLLTHLHIDHSADIPAIFLDRALTADQPIRFKVFGPQGEGLFPSTKQFLQLLFGPGGAYEYEKTFGAEETIEAVDLPIALDSPERNIVSEGDLRVREIATHHGDCPAVAYRIDYKHNSITFSGDMDASAISNLQHLALDSDLLVAHAAVLDPPGSPEILYTLHTPPKQIGQAARDARVKHLLLSHIAPVIEENRRQVLRSIANSYKQSIEFAHDGMRIPVTAAKSSPHHEARAGTPSGQ